One Argentina anserina chromosome 6, drPotAnse1.1, whole genome shotgun sequence genomic window, CCCGCCTGACCTTGTATCTGAAGGTCAGTTCATATACAATACCTATTATACTTATAGGAAGTTGCTACGAATTCTAGTTTCCAAGCTGATCTAGGATTTACTTTGTGTGATTCTTACCTATGGCCTTTCTTGCAGCGTGATGACAAAGGTTTTGCTCAACCAGAACGTATTCAGAAGCTTGTGAAAAACTATTCACAGTTTGTTTCATTTCCTATATACACATGGCAGGAAAAGGGATATACTAAAGAAGTGAGTGTCCTTTAACCTATCTTTTCAATGCTTCTATGTTTGTAATAAGGTCAGTGAGTATGATATGGAGGTATGCTGAGGCTAATTCATTTCAGGTTGAGGTCGATGAGGATCCAGCTGAGTCCAAGAAAGATGAGCAAGATGGCAAGACTGAGGTACTACTATGCTTTGCAATGTCTTTGATCTGTCAACCATTAACTGGTGTTATTCTCTCTGCTAGCTAAGTTGCAGAATAGCTCTTTATGCACGACTGATCCCCAATTTATGAATGAACTgtaacagaagaagaagaaaacaaagactATTGTTGAGAAATACTGGGACTGGGATCTGACTAACGAAACACAACCAATATGGGTGAGTGTGAGAAGTTCTGTATTCAGTTGTGTGCTCTGCTTACATTAGCTACTCTTGTGTTGATTACTCACCAATCTAAATTGGTATGTGCAGCTTCGCAATCCTAAGGAAGTCACTACAGAGGATTACAATGAGTTCTACaagaaaacttttaatgaATACTTGGACCCATTGGCTTCTTCTCACTTTACAACAGAGGTACTCACGACTATTTCTCCCTTCTTATAAACTGAAGTCCCTCCCACTACTTTTGCTGGTGTATCTTGACATTATTTCTGCATTTACAGTAGAAAGTACTTAAGTTTCTGAACCATGTAGCCTTTCATAAGATGTGTTATAATTAGTTAAATTGAGCAGTTAAAGGAACAGCGTTACCCTACAGCTTAGATAGAATGAGGTTGTCTAAGCTTTAGTGCTCGTTATTTTCCAGGGTGAAGTAGAATTCAGGTCTATACTATATGTGCCAGCTATTACTCCCATGGGAAAGGATGACATGATCAATCCCAAGACCAAAAATATAAGGCTCCATGTCAAAAGGGTGTTCATTTCAGATGACTTTGATGGAGAACTGGTAAACAAAATAGTGAAAGTTTGTGTACAGTAAATCAGTAATGTATTCTTCTCTTACACTCTGAACTTATTGGGTttaatttcgttttgcatTGGCCTGAATAGTTCCCTCGGTACTTGAGCTTCGTCAAAGGTGTTGTGGATTCAAATGATCTTCCACTCAACGTCTCACGTGAAATTCTTCAGGAGAGTCGCATTGTATGTACAGACGCCTACTTGTCTTTCAACCCAACTCAGGTTTTGTTTACCTTCATTGAATGTATTTGATAAATTATTTGTCCTCTGCTCTACTTGAAGGTGCGGATTATGAGGAAGCGTTTAGTTCGGAAGGCCTTTGACATGATTTTGGGGATATCCTTGAGTGAAAGCAGAGAGGTATGTTTCTGCTTGTCttttatcctttttttttttggtttgtcTTGTATATTGTTTTCTCTTAGACATATTGTCAAATGACTATCACATTTACTCCGCATAATAATTATGACAAAGCTCTAGACCTCTAGTCCATCTCTTGAACTGAAGACTCTCTCTCTTAACCCACTAGACTTCAAGCCCTACCTCATTTGTGCATTAATGTACTTCATAATACATTTAGCCTCTTGGAAGTTATTTCTAATCCTTTCACATACCTTTCCAACAGCTATGACTGTCTCCCCAACTTAATCATGGCCAACCTACATGTTCTGTAAACTTATAGTTGTTGGCTGATGCAGGATTATGAAAAGTTCTGGGAAAATTTTGGCAAACACTTGAAACTAGGTTGCATTGAAGATCGTGAAAATCATAAACGTCTTGCCCCATTGCTTAGATTCTTTACTTCCCAAAGTGAGGATGTTATGATCAGCTTGGATGAATATGTTGAGAACATGAAACCTGAGCAGAAGGATATCTATTACATTGCTGCTGACAGTGTGACAAGTGCAAGTAATACACCATTCCTGGAGAAACTTCTTCAGAAGGATCTTGAAGTATGTATACAGTATTTGATAAGAAATGTGCTTGATGTATTATATGTAGCTCTTCTTCTAAATTCTAATGTGTTGATGAGTGTTTTATCATGTGCCATTCTTGCAGGTACTGTATTTAGTTGATCCGATTGATGAGGTTGCCATTACAAACCTGAAATCATACAAGGACAAGAACTTTATTGACATTAGCAAGGAAGATCTCGTTTTAGGTTAGTTTATTGGAGCCTATCCAAGAGTTTATATCTTTTTATAACattctttctattttatttttttgtaaaaataataataataagaaaatatataatattaaaaaaattgtatgatatatcatttttataCATCTTGCTTGGAGTAGCTGCTTAAGATCTTATGAACGCCATTTCTGCAGGGgataaaaatgaagaaaaagcaAAGGAGATTCAGCAGGAGTTTGGTCAAACATGTGATTGGATCAAGAAGCGATTGGGTGATAAAGTCGCCAGTGTTCAGATATCAAACCGTCTCAGCACATCGCCCTGTGTTCTTGTATCTGGGAAGTTTGGTTGGTCTGCCAACATGGAGAGGTACAGTCCTTTAGCTGATAAATACATGTAGGAACTTGTATAAACAGGACCTCATAGATATCCACTTAAACATGTTGTTGAACTTTTCACAGGTTGATGAAGGCACAAACTGTTGGGGATACTTCTAGCTTAGAGTTCATGAGAGGCAGAAGGGTCTTTGAGATTAATCCTGAGCACCAAATCATTCAAAACTTGAATGTAAGTTGTACAAAGAATTTTAGCTGCCCAACTCTTCCAATCACTGAAACTTGTCATTTATGTATGGTACCGTAATTCTCTAATTCTTAATTTGTAGGCTGCAAGCAGAATCAACCCAGATGATGCAGATGCTCTGAGAGCTATTGATCTCTTGTATGATGCAGCCTTGGTTTCTAGTGGTTTTACTGTAAGTATTCATCCTCATTCAGAAACTGCTTTTACGATCTAGGAATCATTCATTGTAACATGACAATCCAGGAACTTAGGGCACACAATGAGacttgatgatgaaaatgttGTTAATATGTCTGGTCTTCTAACATACTCTGACATGTTAATGCAGCCTGAGAATCCAGCAGAGCTGGGCGGAAAGATATATGAGATGATGGGGTTGGCTCTTTCAGGAAAATGGTCTGCACCTGTTGCAGAGGTCCAGGAGGTTCAAAACGTTCAGCCAGAGCCTACCATGGAGACATTAGAGGCTGAGGTGGTTGAACCAATCGTAGCTGATAGCAAGAAATGAGGAACGCAAAGCAACGGATGTTTTTAGTTAGAGCTTAGGGGTGCACAAAGCAATTTTCCTTTCTTGCACAATTCCAGTGGTAGATCTTGTTGGTGTTCATATGTCTGGAGATGAGTAATCATGATGTTTTCTTGAGAGTTGGGCACTGTTTTGGCTATGGCCATATccaataataattatataatttgacTGGTTAGTTGTTTCACTCTTTGAGATGAAATGGTCACTGATGAGTAGTATTGATTTTCCCAACTTCTCATACTGTTCGTATATTTAAGACTAATCCTTGAAAGTCATACTCCTCCCATCGTGAATGATACCTTTCATGTATCTTTTAGTTTAATATTTACCAGACTTCCATGAAAATCGTTTTGCCAATTTTGTGCTCATTCTGAGAAACCACAGCGGCATGCCCCCTTCCAATATCCAAATTGATAGTTGTAGACACGACAAGACGGAGATAATTAAACAAGATCAAAGGCGAAGAGTGAGAATTAGCAACATACTTATAATATATGATTGgaattatcaaaattagattaaTTCATATCTTAAATGACTAAGATTGCGCCCGTATATTATTAACAGTCATGCCTATAAgaattttataaaaaatattagaaaaaaaaaacacattttaGCTACTTTGTTCCTGACGGTTGCCACACCAAAATTTGTACGAGCCTAGTAATCCTTGTTCACCGTAGTAAATAGTGATGAAATACATTTTTAACCCAAGGTTAAACCAATTAACCATCTTCTTCCATTATTTTTCACTGCGCAGGCCTATTTTCTTGATAATCATCTGCAACATCTTCAGAAATACGTTTACACAGAGAGAGACATTTTGTCTAAACGGTGGTCCTAAAGTCAAAGCGGGCCAGGTTCAAATGACGAATACACCCTCATTCCCAACCAAAACGGCCAATCCGGCTGATAGACTATCGGGTCCCGTTACGGACGTTTCAGGGGCAAAAATTGGAATAAAAATACTAAAAATGAATATAAAGTAAAACAaagtcccccccccccccggcatcattctctctctctctctccgcgTCTGCCTTTCCGATTCCCAGTTGCCCGTTGCCTCCTGGTCGCCTCAGAATCTCCTCCTCCGCCGGTTCCTCAGGTGCCCCTCTCGCTCTaaccttttctttctcttttgaaaCCTCTTGGAAATGAAAGCTTTTTAGTTTCGATACTTGCTTTGAACTAGTCGATTTAGATCACCATGCTTAGCAGTATCAACACAATTTGGTATCTTGTCCtgtttcttgtttgtttgattagtcaatctccAGCCTAGCCTTGTTTTAGCTCAAGGTTGGTTTTTTTAGCTCATTTAGGGGGATTTTGTTTCACTTGTTCTGTGATTGGATATATTCAGCTTCAAATTGAGATACCCAAGGACCTTATACTCGTAGATTCATCCTGTTTCATGCTCCACCCATACACTTCAAGACCACCTCTTCGTGTGATTTCATCTCTTTGGGGTATTTAGTTTCCTAATTgatgatttgcttttgaacaAGTTGAGTGTTTGGAATTTTGAATGTATCATGTATGTTATATAGGCGAGATTCATTAACAATGCAGCTGCTATAGATTTGGTTGCTGAAACCTTTTTATTTCACTTAAGAAGTATCTCAGGAATTAGTGGGATTGGTGGATGGGTACATCATCTGGTTCCAATCTACACCAACAACCTTCCTCGAGAATGCTTCCTCCGCGTCAGCAACCACGAGCTGGGGGACTACAGACATCACTCTCCCTCATCTCTGCGGATGCTCGCCTGTCCCCTGAAGAGCCCAGGTCTAATTCCGACCACATTCACGAGTCCCCGACTGAGAGTGCTAGTTCCCGCGAGACTTGGCCTACTGCGGAGGCCATGATGGCTAAGAAGATGGAGAATGGGAAAGTAGAAAATGATTTTACTGAACACTCGGTCATTCGCCGTCTTTCCAATGGGAAAGTAGAAAATGATTTTCCTGAACAATCGGTCATTCGCCGTCTTTCCAGTGCTGATAAGATATCTCTTCGGGACATTGCAAGAGAGAGGGTTGACATAGTGTGTGAGAAGATGAATCATCTACCAGATGAGTTTCTGGAAGAACTGAAGAGCAACCTCAGAGTCATCCTTGATGGAAATGGTGGTTCACAGCAAAGGGaggaattttttattttgcaaAAGCTTGTTCAGAGTCGAGCTGATTTAACTGCCAAGACATTGATCAGAGCACATCGAGTACAGCTTGAAATTCTTGTTGCTATTAATACTGGGATTCTGGCCTTCTTGCATCCGAATATCAGTCTCTCCCAAACTTCGCTTATTGAAGTTTTTGTGTACAAGAGATGTAGAAATATAGCGTGCCAAAACCAGATTCCAGCTGATGATTGCGCCTGTGAGATATGCACCAAAAGAAATGGTTTCTGCAACCTTTGTATGTGTGTGATCTGTAACAAGTTTGATTTCGAAGTGAACACTTGCCGATGGGTGGGTTGTGATTTGTGTTCTCATTGGACTCACACTGACTGCGCCATTCGTGATGGTTTGATTAGCATGGGTGCTTCTGTTAAGAGTGGAGCAGGGCCAACTGAAATGCTCTTTAGGTGTCGCGCTTGCAATAGGACATCTGAGCTACTGGGTTGGGTCAAAGATGTGTTTCAACACTGTGCTCCTGCTTGGGAAAGGGAGTCATTGATGAGGGAGCTTGATTTTGTTAGTAGGATTTTCCGTGGAAGTGAAGATTCTCGAGGGCAAAAACTCTTCTGGAAATGTGAGGAGCTTAacgaaaaaataaagaatggAGTTGCAGACTCAACAGCAGCTTGTCGAGCAATATTGATGTTTTTCCAAGGTACGTATTGGTTTGTTGCATTTTAGTTCATTTCCTGCATGTTGTCAAATTCGATTTGCTTTTTAGAAAAGTCATGCTGTATCTACTTTAAACTCTCGCGGAAAATCAATAGTCATGGTTCAGTGACCAATATAATTCcaactataagatgatttcggcAAACTTATGGTTTGGATTCCAATATCAGCAGGCTGTGGTTACATCTATTATTTCTCTTAGTCCTTTTCTCTTTCAATGTTTTCTACTTAAATTGGGATGGTGTGATCTTCTATATAGAGCTAGAGGTAGACTCTCCGAAGAGCCTGGAAAATGGGGAAGGTGGACGACTGATAGCGCCACAGGAGGCTTGCAATCGAATTGCTGAAGTGGTGCAGGAGGCCATAAGGAAGATGGAAATGGTGGCTGACGAGAAGATGAGAATGTACAAGAAAGCCCGGATGGCTGTAGAGGCTTGTGACAGGGAACTCCAGGACAAGGCCAGGGAAGTTCAAGAGCTAAAGCTTGAGAGGCAAAAAAAGAAGCAACAAGTCGAGGAGCTGGAGAAAATTGTGAGGCTCAAAAACGCAGAGGCTGATATGTTCCAACTCAAGGCCAATGAGGCTAAACGAGAGGCTGACAGGATCCAGAGGATTGCTCTTGCCAAGTCAGATAAATCGGAAGAAGAATATGCTAGTAGTTACTTGAAACAGCGTCTGAGTGAAGCAGAAGCTGAGAAGCAGTTTATTTATGAGAAGATCAAACTCCAAGAAACTTCCCGGGCATCCCAGAACAGTGGTGGTAGTATTGATCCTTCTCAGATGCTGATGTATTCGAAAATGCATGATCTGCTTTACAGTGGTGCTCCCAAGTCAGACTGCCTGCCAAATGAGCGCCATCCTTTCAGAAAAAATCCTTGAGgaagtgttttttttctttctttctagcATGTTCTGTATTATTATATCTCAATTGTAGTAATGTTACCTTGGTGAAAACTAGTTTGAATGTGTCTGACTGGTTTATTATGATCTGCCAGCATCCTTGTTTTGTTCATCTACTAATGCTATGGTAAAATGCACTGGATTACTTTCCCTTGTTTATGTCAAGTACATGTTTGGTGGTGTTTTGTGTCATACACATCTTTGTAGTTTCTATTATTGAAGAAAAATTGGCTGTGAACAGAATCAGGCACTTTATTGTTGTTCTTGTTGTCTA contains:
- the LOC126800994 gene encoding heat shock protein 90-6, mitochondrial encodes the protein MHRIPRRSLSSILRHAAPYRATAAPITCFSPVVGETDTKVRWHSVLVGGKCSPAKSTTQLNLKNGLYFGNRNESTAAASSGATDGPPVEKYEYQAEVSRLMDLIVNSLYSNKEVFLRELISNASDALDKLRFLSVTDPDLLKGGGDLDIRIQTDTDNGIINITDSGIGMTREELVDCLGTIAQSGTSKFLKALKDSKDAGGGDNLIGQFGVGFYSAFLVADRVVVSTKSPKSDKQYVWQGEANTSSYTIQEETDPEKILPRGTRLTLYLKRDDKGFAQPERIQKLVKNYSQFVSFPIYTWQEKGYTKEVEVDEDPAESKKDEQDGKTEKKKKTKTIVEKYWDWDLTNETQPIWLRNPKEVTTEDYNEFYKKTFNEYLDPLASSHFTTEGEVEFRSILYVPAITPMGKDDMINPKTKNIRLHVKRVFISDDFDGELFPRYLSFVKGVVDSNDLPLNVSREILQESRIVRIMRKRLVRKAFDMILGISLSESREDYEKFWENFGKHLKLGCIEDRENHKRLAPLLRFFTSQSEDVMISLDEYVENMKPEQKDIYYIAADSVTSASNTPFLEKLLQKDLEVLYLVDPIDEVAITNLKSYKDKNFIDISKEDLVLGDKNEEKAKEIQQEFGQTCDWIKKRLGDKVASVQISNRLSTSPCVLVSGKFGWSANMERLMKAQTVGDTSSLEFMRGRRVFEINPEHQIIQNLNAASRINPDDADALRAIDLLYDAALVSSGFTPENPAELGGKIYEMMGLALSGKWSAPVAEVQEVQNVQPEPTMETLEAEVVEPIVADSKK
- the LOC126797519 gene encoding OBERON-like protein, producing MGTSSGSNLHQQPSSRMLPPRQQPRAGGLQTSLSLISADARLSPEEPRSNSDHIHESPTESASSRETWPTAEAMMAKKMENGKVENDFTEHSVIRRLSNGKVENDFPEQSVIRRLSSADKISLRDIARERVDIVCEKMNHLPDEFLEELKSNLRVILDGNGGSQQREEFFILQKLVQSRADLTAKTLIRAHRVQLEILVAINTGILAFLHPNISLSQTSLIEVFVYKRCRNIACQNQIPADDCACEICTKRNGFCNLCMCVICNKFDFEVNTCRWVGCDLCSHWTHTDCAIRDGLISMGASVKSGAGPTEMLFRCRACNRTSELLGWVKDVFQHCAPAWERESLMRELDFVSRIFRGSEDSRGQKLFWKCEELNEKIKNGVADSTAACRAILMFFQELEVDSPKSLENGEGGRLIAPQEACNRIAEVVQEAIRKMEMVADEKMRMYKKARMAVEACDRELQDKAREVQELKLERQKKKQQVEELEKIVRLKNAEADMFQLKANEAKREADRIQRIALAKSDKSEEEYASSYLKQRLSEAEAEKQFIYEKIKLQETSRASQNSGGSIDPSQMLMYSKMHDLLYSGAPKSDCLPNERHPFRKNP